One Paracoccaceae bacterium genomic region harbors:
- a CDS encoding NADH-quinone oxidoreductase subunit M, producing the protein MENLLSIITFLPAVAAGVLALFLRGDDAAARLNAKRVAMIATSTTFIASLFVLIGWDYDNPGFQFVEEYDWIMGLKYKMGVDGISMLLLILTTFLMPITIAACWTVEHRVKEYMIAFLVLETLMIGVFCALDLVLFYLFFEAGLIPMFLIIGIWGGKDRIYASFKFFLYTFLGSVLMLVAMIAMYVDAGTTDIPTLLRHTFSSETFSIGGMQIVGGLQTLLFLAFFVSFAVKMPMWPVHTWLPDAHVQAPTAGSMVLAAVLLKMGGYGFIRFNLPMFPVAMDYLAPVGLWMSAIAVVYTSLVALAQEDMKKLIAYWSVAHMGFVTMGIFSANQQGLDGAMFQMISHGLISGALFFCVGVIYDRMHTREISAYGGLVIRMPAYALFFMYFTLANMGLPGTSGFVGEFLAMMGAFQVDTWVAAVAATGVILSPAYALYLYRRVVFGDLIKAALKQITDMDRREKAILIPLVATTLWLGIYPAAVTDITRAPFEAMLTQYQAALPHGGDTQLAGH; encoded by the coding sequence ACCAGCACGACCTTCATCGCGTCGCTCTTCGTGCTGATCGGCTGGGACTATGACAACCCGGGCTTCCAGTTCGTCGAGGAATACGACTGGATCATGGGCCTCAAGTACAAGATGGGCGTCGATGGCATCTCGATGCTGCTGCTCATCCTGACCACATTCCTGATGCCGATCACCATCGCCGCCTGCTGGACGGTCGAGCACCGGGTCAAGGAATACATGATCGCCTTCCTCGTGCTGGAAACGCTGATGATCGGCGTGTTCTGCGCGCTCGATCTCGTGCTGTTCTACCTGTTCTTCGAGGCGGGCCTGATCCCGATGTTCCTGATCATCGGGATCTGGGGCGGCAAGGACCGCATCTATGCGTCCTTCAAGTTCTTCCTCTACACCTTCCTCGGGTCCGTCCTGATGCTGGTGGCGATGATCGCCATGTATGTCGATGCGGGCACCACCGACATTCCGACGCTGCTGCGCCATACCTTCTCGTCCGAGACGTTCAGCATCGGCGGGATGCAGATCGTGGGCGGCCTTCAGACCCTGCTGTTCCTGGCCTTCTTCGTGTCCTTCGCGGTCAAGATGCCGATGTGGCCGGTCCACACCTGGCTGCCCGACGCCCACGTTCAGGCGCCCACGGCCGGGTCGATGGTGCTGGCGGCGGTGCTGCTGAAGATGGGCGGATATGGCTTCATCCGCTTCAACCTGCCGATGTTCCCCGTCGCGATGGACTACCTCGCCCCGGTCGGCCTGTGGATGAGCGCGATCGCCGTGGTCTATACCTCGCTGGTCGCGCTGGCGCAGGAGGACATGAAGAAGCTCATCGCCTACTGGTCGGTGGCGCACATGGGCTTCGTGACGATGGGCATCTTCTCGGCCAACCAGCAGGGGCTTGATGGCGCGATGTTCCAGATGATCAGTCACGGGCTGATCTCGGGCGCGCTGTTCTTCTGTGTCGGCGTGATCTACGACCGGATGCACACCCGCGAGATCTCGGCCTACGGAGGCCTGGTGATCCGGATGCCGGCCTATGCGCTGTTCTTCATGTACTTCACGCTGGCCAACATGGGCCTGCCGGGCACCAGCGGGTTCGTGGGCGAATTCCTCGCGATGATGGGCGCCTTCCAGGTGGATACCTGGGTGGCCGCCGTGGCGGCGACGGGGGTGATCCTGTCGCCTGCCTACGCGCTCTACCTCTATCGGCGGGTGGTGTTCGGCGACCTGATCAAGGCCGCGCTGAAACAGATCACCGACATGGACCGCCGGGAAAAGGCGATCCTGATCCCGCTGGTTGCCACGACGCTGTGGCTTGGCATCTATCCGGCTGCGGTGACCGATATCACCCGCGCGCCGTTTGAGGCCATGCTGACGCAATACCAGGCCGCGCTGCCCCATGGCGGGGACACGCAGCTGGCCGGACACTGA
- the nuoN gene encoding NADH-quinone oxidoreductase subunit NuoN → MTSADFSTALPEIILALYAMAALMFGVWGGKDRLTGAITWTTVVVFLLLAFFIGTTGGGARSVFGGLMIDDPFARFGKIAVLLSAAAVLAVSEDYMRRRGLDRFEYPVLVALSVLGMMVMVGSADLMTLYMGVELQSLALYVIAAIRRDGVKSTEAGLKYFVLGALGSGLLLYGASLTYGFAGTTNFAGILSTLSGEPPLGLLFGLVFLLSALAFKVSAAPFHMWTPDVYEGAPTPVTAFFATAPKVAAMALLARLVHDAFGTIPGDWGQVLALLATASMFVGAIAAIGQRDIKRLMAYSSIAHMGFALIGLAAGTAQGVQAMLIYMSIYVVMNIGAFAFILSMERDGKHVTDIGSLHMLSARAPLPALALLVLLFSMAGVPPMLGFFAKVSVLQAAIAADMAWLAVAGAIASVIGAFYYLRIVYFMYFGVEKDPIDPRMPTIPWVMMVASAAVMVVGIVNLFGIEGPAALAAETLVR, encoded by the coding sequence ATGACATCTGCCGATTTCTCGACCGCGTTGCCCGAGATCATCCTGGCCCTCTATGCCATGGCCGCCCTGATGTTCGGTGTCTGGGGGGGCAAGGACCGGCTGACCGGGGCGATCACCTGGACCACGGTCGTGGTGTTCCTGCTGCTGGCCTTCTTCATCGGCACGACCGGCGGCGGCGCGCGCTCCGTGTTCGGCGGGCTGATGATCGACGATCCCTTCGCGCGGTTCGGCAAGATCGCGGTGCTGCTGTCGGCCGCGGCCGTGCTGGCGGTCAGCGAGGACTACATGCGCCGCCGCGGGCTCGACCGGTTCGAATACCCGGTGCTGGTGGCGCTGTCGGTGCTGGGCATGATGGTCATGGTCGGCTCGGCCGACCTGATGACGCTCTACATGGGGGTCGAGCTGCAGTCGCTCGCGCTCTACGTCATCGCGGCGATCCGCCGCGACGGGGTGAAATCGACCGAGGCGGGGCTGAAGTATTTCGTGCTGGGCGCGCTCGGGTCGGGTCTGCTGCTCTATGGCGCGTCGCTGACCTATGGCTTTGCGGGCACCACGAATTTCGCGGGCATCCTGTCGACCCTGTCGGGCGAGCCGCCGCTGGGCCTGCTGTTCGGGCTGGTGTTCCTGCTGTCGGCGCTGGCCTTCAAGGTCTCGGCGGCGCCCTTCCACATGTGGACCCCCGATGTCTACGAAGGGGCGCCCACGCCCGTCACCGCCTTCTTCGCCACCGCACCCAAGGTGGCGGCCATGGCCCTGCTGGCGCGCCTGGTGCACGACGCCTTCGGCACGATCCCGGGCGACTGGGGGCAGGTTCTGGCACTGCTGGCGACCGCGTCCATGTTCGTCGGTGCGATCGCCGCCATCGGGCAGCGCGACATCAAGCGCCTGATGGCCTATTCCTCGATCGCCCACATGGGCTTTGCGCTCATCGGTCTCGCGGCCGGAACGGCGCAGGGCGTCCAGGCCATGCTGATCTACATGTCGATCTATGTCGTCATGAACATCGGCGCCTTCGCCTTCATCCTGTCGATGGAACGCGATGGCAAGCATGTCACCGACATCGGCAGCCTGCACATGCTGTCGGCGCGGGCGCCGCTGCCTGCGCTGGCGCTGCTGGTGCTGCTGTTCTCGATGGCGGGGGTGCCGCCGATGCTGGGCTTCTTCGCCAAGGTCTCGGTCCTTCAGGCGGCGATTGCGGCCGACATGGCCTGGCTGGCCGTCGCGGGGGCGATCGCCTCGGTCATCGGCGCGTTCTACTACCTGCGGATCGTCTATTTCATGTACTTCGGTGTCGAGAAGGACCCGATCGACCCGCGCATGCCGACAATCCCCTGGGTCATGATGGTGGCCTCGGCGGCGGTGATGGTCGTGGGCATCGTCAACCTCTTCGGGATCGAGGGGCCTGCGGCGCTGGCGGCCGAGACGCTTGTCCGCTGA
- a CDS encoding biotin--[acetyl-CoA-carboxylase] ligase, translating to MSADPWPAGTSRVVLDSVDSTNAHGARIASGLAGPAWILAGEQTGGRGRRGRAWASPPGNFHATLVMRPEGPPATVALRSFVAALALHEALAAVSGTAAPFTLKWPNDVLCNGGKVAGILLESEGQGGAVAHLCVGIGVNLIAAPDAAMIEPGAVAPVTLLAETGMRVAPDRMLDVLAPAFARWETRLLAEGFAPLREAWLARAARLGETIRARTGTATHEGIFDGLDETGALILRGPRGRQAIPAADVFF from the coding sequence TTGTCCGCTGATCCCTGGCCGGCGGGCACCTCCCGCGTGGTGCTGGACAGCGTTGACAGCACCAACGCCCATGGTGCCCGCATCGCGTCGGGGCTGGCCGGGCCAGCGTGGATTCTGGCGGGTGAGCAGACCGGCGGCAGGGGACGTCGCGGCCGTGCCTGGGCCAGCCCGCCGGGCAACTTCCATGCCACGCTTGTGATGCGGCCCGAGGGTCCGCCCGCCACCGTCGCGCTGCGCAGTTTCGTCGCGGCCCTCGCCCTGCACGAGGCGCTTGCCGCCGTGTCCGGAACGGCCGCGCCGTTCACCCTGAAATGGCCGAACGACGTGCTGTGCAACGGCGGCAAGGTGGCGGGCATCCTGCTGGAATCAGAGGGGCAGGGCGGCGCGGTCGCGCATCTGTGCGTCGGAATCGGGGTGAACCTGATTGCCGCGCCCGATGCCGCGATGATCGAGCCGGGCGCGGTGGCCCCGGTCACGCTGCTGGCCGAGACGGGCATGCGCGTGGCGCCCGATCGGATGCTCGACGTGCTGGCGCCGGCCTTCGCCCGCTGGGAGACGCGGCTGTTGGCCGAGGGTTTCGCGCCGCTGCGCGAGGCATGGCTGGCCCGGGCCGCCCGTCTGGGAGAGACCATACGCGCCCGCACCGGCACCGCCACGCATGAGGGGATCTTTGACGGGCTGGACGAGACCGGCGCCCTGATCCTGCGCGGACCGCGCGGACGACAGGCGATTCCGGCGGCGGATGTATTCTTCTGA
- a CDS encoding type III pantothenate kinase, whose translation MLLTIDCGNTNTVFAIWDGDRFLATWRIATDHKRTADEYYVWLKTLMTIRKVDVDISSTIISSTVPRVVFNLRVLCNRYFDTRPLVVGRPDCRLPVPPRVDQGTTVGPDRLVNTVAAHDRHGGDLIVVDFGTATTFDVVDADGAYIGGVIAPGVNLSLEALHMAAAALPHVDIARPQSVIGTNTVACMQSGVYWGYVGLVEGLVARIRAERERPMKVVGTGGLASLINQGTTVFDAVEDDLTMHGLVLIHRLNAG comes from the coding sequence GTGCTTCTGACCATCGACTGCGGCAACACCAACACCGTCTTCGCGATCTGGGATGGCGACCGGTTCCTGGCGACCTGGCGCATTGCCACCGATCACAAGCGGACGGCCGACGAATACTATGTCTGGCTGAAGACGCTGATGACGATCCGCAAGGTGGATGTGGACATCTCGTCCACCATCATCTCGTCAACCGTGCCGCGCGTCGTGTTCAACCTTCGCGTGCTGTGCAACCGCTACTTCGACACCCGGCCCCTGGTGGTCGGGCGGCCCGACTGCCGCCTGCCGGTGCCGCCGCGCGTGGATCAGGGCACCACTGTCGGCCCCGACCGCCTGGTGAACACGGTGGCCGCGCATGACCGCCACGGCGGCGATCTGATCGTCGTGGATTTCGGCACCGCGACGACCTTTGACGTGGTCGATGCGGATGGCGCCTATATCGGCGGGGTCATCGCGCCCGGCGTGAACCTGAGCCTTGAGGCGCTGCACATGGCCGCCGCGGCGCTGCCGCATGTGGACATCGCCCGGCCGCAGTCGGTCATCGGCACGAATACGGTGGCCTGCATGCAGTCGGGTGTGTATTGGGGCTATGTCGGTCTGGTCGAAGGTCTCGTGGCCCGCATCCGGGCCGAGCGCGAGCGGCCCATGAAGGTGGTGGGGACGGGCGGCCTGGCCTCCCTCATCAATCAGGGCACGACGGTTTTCGACGCGGTGGAGGACGATCTGACCATGCATGGTCTTGTCCTGATCCACCGGCTGAACGCGGGCTGA